One Aquila chrysaetos chrysaetos chromosome 22, bAquChr1.4, whole genome shotgun sequence genomic window carries:
- the PURA gene encoding LOW QUALITY PROTEIN: transcriptional activator protein Pur-alpha (The sequence of the model RefSeq protein was modified relative to this genomic sequence to represent the inferred CDS: inserted 1 base in 1 codon; deleted 2 bases in 1 codon) — MADRDSGSEQGGGGGGAAGAGGXGSGGGGGGGGGPGGGLQHETQELASKRVDIQNKRFYLDVKQNAKGRFLKIAEVGAGGNKSRLTLSMSVAVEFRDYLGDFIEHYAQLGPSQPPELAQAADEPRRALKSEFLVRENRKYYMDLKENQRGRFLRVRQTVNRGPGLGSTQGQTIALPAQGLIEFRDALAKLIDDYGVEEEPAELPEGTSLTVDNKRFFFDVGSNKYGVFMRVSEVKPTYRNSITVPYKVWAKFGHTFCKYSDEMKKIQEKQRDKRAAAAAAAPPAGAGAEPPPEAEAAAAPPRRRAEALLRQRSEED, encoded by the exons ATGGCGGACAGAGACAGCGGCAGCGagcagggcggcggcggcgggggcgcggcGGGCGCCGGGG CGGGctcgggcggcggcggcggcggcggcggcggcccgggcgGCGGCCTGCAGCACGAGACGCAGGAGCTGGCCTCCAAGCGGGTGGACATCCAGAACAAGCGCTTCTACCTGGACGTCAAGCAGAACGCCAAGGGCCGCTTCCTCAAGATCGCCGAGGTGGGGGCGGGCGGCAACAAGAGCCGCCTGACCCTCTCCATGTCGGTGGCCGTCGAGTTCCGCGACTACCTGGGCGACTTCATCGAGCACTACGCCCAGCTGGGGCCCAGCCAGCCCCCCGAGCTGGCGCAGGCGGCCGACGAGCCCCGGCGGGCGCTCAAGAGCGAGTTCCTGGTGCGGGAGAACCGCAAGTACTACATGGATCTGAAGGAGAACCAGCGCGGGCGCTTCCTCCGCGTCCGCCAGACCGTCAACCGCGGCCCGGGGCTGGGCTCCACGCAGGGCCAGACCATCGCCCTGCCGGCCCAGGGCCTGATCGAGTTCCGCGACGCCCTGGCCAAGCTCATCGACGACTAcggggtggaggag gagccGGCCGAGCTGCCCGAGGGCACCTCCTTGACTGTGGACAACAAGCGCTTCTTCTTCGACGTGGGCTCCAACAAGTACGGCGTCTTCATGCGGGTGAGCGAGGTGAAGCCCACCTACCGCAACTCCATCACCGTCCCCTACAAGGTCTGGGCCAAGTTCGGCCACACCTTCTGCAAGTACTCGGACGAGATGAAGAAGATCCAGGAGAAGCAGCGGGACAagcgcgccgccgccgccgccgccgccccccccgcggGCGCCGGGGCCGAGCCGCCCCCCGAGGCCgaggccgccgccgcgccgccgcgccgccgggccgAGGCGCTGCTGAGGCAGAGGAGCGAGGAGGACTGA